One Aquarana catesbeiana isolate 2022-GZ linkage group LG06, ASM4218655v1, whole genome shotgun sequence genomic region harbors:
- the LOC141147354 gene encoding integrase/recombinase xerD homolog, translating into MASNGAAAVHIQGGPPSASEEEPGRSGREEESGSEEDAAPLPRRMGPEEGRRSADGSTPRQPVGQVPGVGAGRGATRDTLSRLAVGDCAGIIEGWIKRSVSENTWASYNRVWQEWISFVQALGEDPVGQGVSSLLLYYVVQKLDEGVSVSRMNTQLAGLAFLFKLQGQPDVTKEFWVRQALKGYRRAVVKRDSRRPVTFEILRGIVDKLGVVCSSEYEVVLFKVAFALAFFGAFRIGELVSPSKKVQGGIRLQEVQLDEEGVSIFLRKSKTDQGGRGRMVRIYPIHGSPQCPVGTVREFLKVRPDFQGPLLVHQKGTWLSRFQFVAVFKKCLQGLGLEEKDFSSHSFRIGAATEAARLGLDVEVIKRIGRWESNRFQSYVRPQLAIKL; encoded by the exons ATGGCGAGCAACGGGGCAGCCGCGGTACACATCCAGGGCGGGCCTCCATCGGCTTCAGAGGAAGAGCCAGGTCGGAGCGGAAGAGAGGAGGAATCCGGATCGGAGGAGGATGCGGCCCCCCTGCCCAGGAGGATGGGGCCAGAAGAgggcagacggtcggctgatgggtcAACACCTAGGCAGCCAG tgggacaggttccgggagttggcgccggacgCGGAGCAACAAGGGAtaccttgtccagactggctgtgggagattgcgctggcatcatagagggatggattaagcggtcggtaagtgaGAATACATGGGCCTCATACAAtagggtatggcaggaatggatATCATTTGTACAAGCTTTGGGGGAGGATCCGGTAGGCCAAGGAGTAAGTTCTCTATTGCTGTATTATGTGGTCCAGAAATTGGACGAGGGCGTGTCCGTGTCAAGGATGAATACGCAGTTGGCCGGTTTGGCTTTCCTTTTCAAACTACAAGGGCAGCCCGACGTCACCAAGGAATTTTGGGTACGACAAGCGTTGAAGGGTTACAGGAGGGCGGTGGTTAAGCGTGATTCGAGGAGACCGGTAACTTTTGAGATATTGAGGGGTATTGTGGATAAGTTGGGGGTGGTTTGCTCATCTGAATACGAGGTCGTTTTGTTTAAGGTTGCTTTCGCGTTGGCATTTTTTGGAGCGTTTAGGATAGGGGAGCTAGTTAGTCCTTCCAAAAAAGTGCAAGGGGGAATTAGGTTACAGGAGGTGCAACTTGATGAGGAGGGGGTATCGATATTTTTGAGGAAGTCGAAGACGGATCAGGGGGGAAGAGGCAGGATGGTGCGAATTTATCCTATTCATGGTTCCCCCCAGTGCCCGGTGGGCACGGTCCGGGAATTCTTGAAGGTTAGGCCGGATTTTCAAGGCCCCTTACTAGTGCATCAAAAGGGTACTTGGTTGTCACGTTTCCAGTTTGTAgctgtgtttaaaaaatgtttacaggggctggggctggaggagaaggatttttcatcccactcatttagGATTGGAGCCGCGACGGAAGCGGCCAGGCTGGGGTTGGATGTGGAGGTGATAAAAAGGATCGGACGGTGGGAATCGAACAGATTCCAATCTTATGTTAGGCCACAACTGGCAATAAAATTATAA